The Bdellovibrionales bacterium genome includes a window with the following:
- a CDS encoding L,D-transpeptidase, translated as MPLESYELGPQGDTEELNPFRPDIDQHLEEFDHIYEEETGISPFLEGYGQEDNSRSGCKRDECHVWARVNRATQELTLYIGGEVSYVWDVSTGAAGHGTPKFDRHPNGRIYDKYSSSKYPGGDYKGLGNMPYAVFIEGGFAIHGTPEANWPLLGQKASHGCIRLHPDNGFIFNRLVRDNGIENVWITVE; from the coding sequence ATGCCGTTGGAGTCCTACGAACTGGGTCCACAAGGGGACACCGAAGAGTTAAATCCATTCCGTCCCGACATCGACCAGCATCTCGAAGAATTTGATCACATTTACGAAGAAGAAACGGGGATTTCTCCTTTTCTCGAAGGCTACGGGCAGGAGGACAACAGTCGTTCCGGCTGTAAGCGTGACGAGTGTCATGTTTGGGCGCGAGTGAACCGGGCCACTCAAGAGCTCACGCTTTACATTGGCGGCGAAGTTTCTTACGTCTGGGATGTGTCGACGGGAGCTGCCGGCCATGGAACTCCCAAATTTGATCGTCATCCGAACGGTCGTATTTACGATAAGTATTCTTCCTCCAAATATCCCGGCGGTGACTACAAGGGATTAGGAAACATGCCGTATGCGGTATTTATCGAAGGCGGCTTTGCGATCCATGGAACTCCCGAAGCCAATTGGCCACTATTAGGCCAGAAAGCTTCTCATGGCTGTATCCGTTTACATCCTGACAATGGATTTATTTTTAATCGTCTCGTCCGCGACAACGGGATCGAGAACGTGTGGATCACTGTTGAGTAG